In Helianthus annuus cultivar XRQ/B chromosome 8, HanXRQr2.0-SUNRISE, whole genome shotgun sequence, a single genomic region encodes these proteins:
- the LOC110872517 gene encoding E3 ubiquitin-protein ligase MBR1, whose protein sequence is MEHRHMSNQLMIPGHYQHENNHPPFVRGVATENGRFVTPTDYPISGGAHSNPGQHLGGRPNGYHSSNTNLQTHNLLPPFSRPPFDPYTHTSTNGNTSLVPMGPVGHIHPTHSISESRGQGKRKAPGVFEGSSSGFNGAGSSSGSQMFPYRGFNLSIDGPDSMRNVRRRLEPCMTSAHVPNYDSHYYQPTTHPANYSVPVQPINLSADVTGREWNTVPYAASYNRTSHPDVHDPRRETNQYYAGGSSVDVNASHYNPSLRGNIPSSSQNPHVSHVQPTRDAHSYHHQRVTPFYRNDPNYSNYNNGGSYSTNELRFPSENISSRYSSYTAAGEWGSGGYMGGRPRLAVERLQPLGVIDSHHGFGHETVTVEESSLYQEPSNLPDEYQDMRLDIDDMSYEELLALEESIGYVSSGLSEDGISKCVREKIYYSMDQSYDTCPICLEEYKNGEKIGRIEKCGHEYHVDCIKKWVMMKKVCPICKSEC, encoded by the exons ATGGAGCATAGACACATGTCTAATCAACTCATGATACCGGGCCATTACCAACACGAGAACAATCATCCTCCTTTCG TAAGGGGTGTTGCCACTGAGAATGGTCGTTTTGTTACTCCAACAGATTATCCAATAAGTGGTGGAGCCCATTCTAATCCCGGTCAGCATTTAGGTGGCAGACCAAACGGGTATCATTCATCAAACACTAACTTACAAACACACAACCTCCTTCCACCTTTCTCAAGACCTCCCTTTGATCCCTATACACACACGTCAACCAATGGAAACACGTCTTTGGTACCAATGGGTCCCGTTGGTCATATTCATCCGACTCACAGTATATCTGAATCTAGAGGGCAAGGTAAAAGGAAGGCCCCTGGTGTATTTGAAGGTAGCTCGAGCGGCTTCAATGGTGCAGGGAGTTCATCTGGCTCGCAGATGTTTCCATATAGGGGATTTAATCTCTCAATCGATGGTCCAGATTCGATGAGGAATGTTAGAAGAAGATTGGAACCTTGCATGACAAGTGCTCATGTGCCCAACTATGATTCTCACTATTACCAACCGACAACACACCCCGCAAACTACTCTGTTCCTGTTCAACCTATTAATCTAAGTGCTGATGTTACGGGTCGAGAGTGGAATACTGTTCCTTATGCTGCTTCCTATAATAGGACTTCACATCCAG ATGTTCATGACCCACGACGTGAAACAAATCAGTACTATGCTGGAGGGAGTTCTGTTGATGTCAATGCCTCTCACTACAACCCATCTCTCAGAGGAAATATTCCTTCTTCCTCACAGAATCCTCATGTTTCACATGTTCAACCCACTAGAGATGCACACAGTTACCATCATCAAAGGGTAACACCTTTTTACAGGAACGATCCGAACTACAGTAATTACAACAATGGCGGTAGTTATTCAACAAATGAGCTGCGGTTTCCTTCAGAAAACATCTCATCCAGATATTCAAGCTATACTGCTGCAGGAGAATGGGGTAGCGGTGGTTACATGGGCGGGAGGCCAAGGCTAGCTGTCGAGAGACTGCAGCCTCTTGGTGTGATTGATTCGCATCATGGATTTGGACACGAG ACCGTCACGGTTGAAGAGTCATCTCTCTATCAGGAACCCAGTAATCTTCCAGATGAGTATCAAGATATGAGGCTAGACATTGACGACATGAGCTATGAG GAATTGCTTGCGCTTGAAGAAAGTATAGGGTATGTGAGCAGTGGCTTGTCCGAGGATGGGATTTCTAAATGCGTAAGGGAAAAAATATATTATTCTATGGATCAAAGTTATGATACTTGTCCTATATGCCTT GAGGAGTACAAGAATGGTGAAAAGATTGGAAGAATAGAAAAATGTGGGCATGAGTATCATGTGGATTGCATTAAGAAGTGGGTGATGATGAAGAAAGTTTGCCCCATCTGCAAGTCTGAATGCTAA
- the LOC110872516 gene encoding tetraspanin-6: MSRFSNTVIGLLNLFTLLASIPIIGGALWITRSSATCESILQTPLLIIGFIILIVSLVGFIGACFHLAWALWLYLVVMLLLIAALMGFTIFGFIITGAGGGTAVSGRLYNEYRLEDYSPWLRNKVEDPKYWVTVRSCILGSKTCRDIVMWSPVDYLTKDMSPIQSGCCKPPSECNYEMSMMAQNIDCYKWSNDPSVLCYECDSCKAGVLENVRRDWRKLSVLNVIMILLLIGIYCIGCCAFRNTRRAETDYPYGENRMSKVGPRWDFFWWRWWHERRRRLN; encoded by the exons ATGTCAAGGTTTAGCAACACTGTAATAGGTTTACTAAACCTATTCACACTGCTAGCATCCATACCCATAATAGGTGGTGCCTTATGGATCACAAGAAGCAGCGCCACCTGCGAAAGCATCCTCCAAACACCGCTTCTCATCATCGGATTCATAATCTTGATTGTATCCTTGGTGGGGTTCATAGGTGCATGCTTCCATTTGGCATGGGCACTCTGGCTCTACCTGGTGGTCATGTTGCTCCTCATAGCAGCCTTGATGGGCTTCACCATATTCGGCTTCATCATCACTGGAGCAGGCGGTGGAACCGCGGTTTCCGGCAGGTTGTACAACGAGTACCGGTTGGAGGATTATTCCCCTTGGCTCAGGAATAAAGTTGAAGATCCAAAGTATTGGGTGACTGTTAGGAGTTGTATTTTGGGGTCAAAGACTTGTAGGGATATTGTTATGTGGTCTCCTGTTGACTATTTGACTAAAGATATGTCCCCTATTCAG TCAGGATGTTGCAAACCACCGAGTGAATGCAACTATGAGATGTCAATGATGGCTCAAAACATAGATTGCTACAAATGGAGCAACGATCCGAGCGTGTTATGCTACGAGTGTGACTCGTGCAAAGCGGGTGTGTTGGAAAATGTGAGGAGGGATTGGCGAAAGCTCTCGGTTCTCAACGTTATTATGATACTCCTTCTAATAGGCATATATTGCATCGGGTGTTGTGCCTTTCGCAACACGAGGAGGGCCGAGACCGATTACCCGTATGGCGAAAACCGAATGTCCAAAGTTGGACCAAGATGGGACTTCTTTTG GTGGAGATGGTGGCATGAGAGAAGGCGCCGGCTTAATTGA